From a region of the Plodia interpunctella isolate USDA-ARS_2022_Savannah chromosome 13, ilPloInte3.2, whole genome shotgun sequence genome:
- the LOC128674603 gene encoding interferon-inducible double-stranded RNA-dependent protein kinase activator A homolog isoform X3 has translation MFMDGGVVHPHTGQVLGGVPGVVHGMPVHGAGPDGEHPPHGPRRRYQNRPKPPNNLERLPLDEAAKREMESLPMKTPVSVLQELLARRGTVPKYELVQIEGMIHEPTFRYRVTVADLVAMGTGRSKKEAKHSAAKALLDKLTGAAPADQSSNGNVPETGTVVSSFEDKLMGNPVGWLQELCMSRFWPPPSYHAENDDNVNRRLPHERQFTIICTLLKRREVGTGKSKKLAKRQAAYKMWQALQDNPPDVFQPEEEVTPLNNKDFNFVQFLQEIASEQAFEVTYVDIDEKSMSGRSQCLVQLSTLPVAVCYGSGLTSKDAQASAAQNALEYLKIMTKK, from the exons ATGTTT aTGGACGGTGGTGTTGTTCACCCACACACCGGGCAAGTGCTTGGTGGGGTCCCTGGAGTAGTGCACGGAATGCCAGTGCATGGCGCTGGTCCAGATGGGGAACACCCCCCACATGGTCCTCGTAGGCGTTACCAGAACCGGCCCAAGCCTCCTAACAACTTGGAACGTCTGCCCCTAGATGAAGCTGCTAAAAgg GAAATGGAATCTCTTCCTATGAAGACACCGGTTTCGGTTCTGCAGGAGCTTTTGGCTCGTCGTGGCACAGTGCCTAAATATGAACTAGTGCAAATTGAGGGCATGATCCATGAGCCCACATTCCGTTATAGGGTTACTGTAGCAGACTTAGTAG CCATGGGAACGGGCCGCTCAAAGAAGGAAGCCAAGCACTCTGCAGCAAAGGCCTTGCTAGACAAGCTTACTGGGGCTGCTCCAGCCGACCAGTCCTCCAATGGCAATGTGCCTGAAAC TGGTACGGTAGTGTCGTCGTTCGAGGACAAGCTGATGGGCAACCCGGTGGGTTGGCTGCAGGAGCTCTGCATGTCACGTTTCTGGCCGCCGCCCTCCTACCATGCTGAGAACGATGACAATGTTAACAGGC GTCTGCCTCATGAACGTCAATTTACTATCATCTGTACTCTGCTGAAGCGTCGCGAAGTCGGGACTGGCAAGTCCAAGAAGCTGGCCAAGCGTCAAGCTGCCTATAAGATGTGGCAAGCCCTCCAGGACAATCCTCCTGATGTTTTCCAGCCAGAGGAAGAG GTGACGCCATTGAACAACAAAGACTTCAACTTCGTGCAGTTTCTGCAAGAGATCGCATCTGAGCAGGCGTTCGAGGTGACGTACGTGGACATCGACGAGAAGTCGATGTCGGGGCGCAGCCAGTGCCTGGTGCAGCTGTCCACGCTGCCCGTGGCCGTGTGCTACGGCTCCGGCCTCACCTCCAAGGACGCGCAGGCCTCCGCAGCGCAGAATGCCCTCGAGTACCTCAAGATCATGACCAAGAAGTGA
- the LOC128674603 gene encoding interferon-inducible double-stranded RNA-dependent protein kinase activator A homolog isoform X2 yields MMDGGVVHPHTGQVLGGVPGVVHGMPVHGAGPDGEHPPHGPRRRYQNRPKPPNNLERLPLDEAAKREMESLPMKTPVSVLQELLARRGTVPKYELVQIEGMIHEPTFRYRVTVADLVAMGTGRSKKEAKHSAAKALLDKLTGAAPADQSSNGNVPETGTVVSSFEDKLMGNPVGWLQELCMSRFWPPPSYHAENDDNVNRRLPHERQFTIICTLLKRREVGTGKSKKLAKRQAAYKMWQALQDNPPDVFQPEEEGGVASRYADLKDSKISTLTTTHSHKVSQFHKHLKQCVGPNLAKLQVTPLNNKDFNFVQFLQEIASEQAFEVTYVDIDEKSMSGRSQCLVQLSTLPVAVCYGSGLTSKDAQASAAQNALEYLKIMTKK; encoded by the exons atg aTGGACGGTGGTGTTGTTCACCCACACACCGGGCAAGTGCTTGGTGGGGTCCCTGGAGTAGTGCACGGAATGCCAGTGCATGGCGCTGGTCCAGATGGGGAACACCCCCCACATGGTCCTCGTAGGCGTTACCAGAACCGGCCCAAGCCTCCTAACAACTTGGAACGTCTGCCCCTAGATGAAGCTGCTAAAAgg GAAATGGAATCTCTTCCTATGAAGACACCGGTTTCGGTTCTGCAGGAGCTTTTGGCTCGTCGTGGCACAGTGCCTAAATATGAACTAGTGCAAATTGAGGGCATGATCCATGAGCCCACATTCCGTTATAGGGTTACTGTAGCAGACTTAGTAG CCATGGGAACGGGCCGCTCAAAGAAGGAAGCCAAGCACTCTGCAGCAAAGGCCTTGCTAGACAAGCTTACTGGGGCTGCTCCAGCCGACCAGTCCTCCAATGGCAATGTGCCTGAAAC TGGTACGGTAGTGTCGTCGTTCGAGGACAAGCTGATGGGCAACCCGGTGGGTTGGCTGCAGGAGCTCTGCATGTCACGTTTCTGGCCGCCGCCCTCCTACCATGCTGAGAACGATGACAATGTTAACAGGC GTCTGCCTCATGAACGTCAATTTACTATCATCTGTACTCTGCTGAAGCGTCGCGAAGTCGGGACTGGCAAGTCCAAGAAGCTGGCCAAGCGTCAAGCTGCCTATAAGATGTGGCAAGCCCTCCAGGACAATCCTCCTGATGTTTTCCAGCCAGAGGAAGAG GGCGGAGTCGCGTCCCGCTATGCCGACCTGAAAGATAGTAAAATCTCCACTCTGACTACCACTCACAGCCACAAAGTGTCGCAGTTTCACAAACACCTCAAACAATGTGTTGGGCCCAACCTGGCCAAGTTGCAG GTGACGCCATTGAACAACAAAGACTTCAACTTCGTGCAGTTTCTGCAAGAGATCGCATCTGAGCAGGCGTTCGAGGTGACGTACGTGGACATCGACGAGAAGTCGATGTCGGGGCGCAGCCAGTGCCTGGTGCAGCTGTCCACGCTGCCCGTGGCCGTGTGCTACGGCTCCGGCCTCACCTCCAAGGACGCGCAGGCCTCCGCAGCGCAGAATGCCCTCGAGTACCTCAAGATCATGACCAAGAAGTGA
- the LOC128674909 gene encoding malate dehydrogenase, mitochondrial-like isoform X2, with protein sequence MELSHVDTKCKVSSFSGRHMLCDALKGSSIVVIVARNCCDTFENNAPVVTEITLQICNMCPTAFIIVATEPVESMVPLVGEIMRLRGAFNPRYLLGCVELNCVRANTVLSDFLRVPPESVRVPVIGGATPQTMVPVLSAAVHPCIMTQEQIECVTSCIMSGNEAVCAAKGCCTETACLAGAYAVARTTINVVKGLQGKKILQVAYVDNMCTCVPDCQFFASELTLGPSGIEKNLGIPELTKFENCLLCNCLPYVRNEIARAICLVYAMCTSCCCSNCYIHPCTCFSPPCVPCVPPVNWTCGCPDACRDEYLASICREMTCKCGSTELCWRPRDVDYDAARAANLTHQMPLKSCACPACRVPRSVQIEQKIREKAMDPCKF encoded by the exons ATGGAGCTGAGCCACGTGGACACCAAGTGCAAAGTGTCATCATTCTCAGGTCGACACATGCTATGCGACGCTCTCAAG GGGTCCAGTATTGTGGTGATTGTAGCGCGAAATTGTTGCGACACATTTGAAAACAACGCCCCCGTTGTTACTGAGATCACATTGCAGATCTGTAACATGTGCCCGACC GCATTCATCATAGTAGCAACGGAGCCGGTAGAAAGCATGGTGCCCCTCGTGGGGGAGATTATGAGGTTACGTGGAGCGTTCAATCCGCGGTATCTCCTGGGCTGCGTCGAGCTAAACTGCGTGCGCGCCAACACGGTGCTGTCGGACTTCCTGCGCGTGCCGCCCGAGTCCGTGCGCGTGCCCGTCATCGGCGGCGCGACCCCGCAGACCATGGTGCCCGTGCTCTCTGCGGCCGTGCATCCGTGCATCATGACGCAGGAACAG ATCGAGTGCGTGACGTCATGTATAATGAGCGGGAACGAGGCGGTGTGCGCGGCCAAGGGCTGCTGTACCGAGACCGCGTGCCTCGCCGGTGCGTACGCAGTGGCCCGGACCACCATCAATGTAGTCAAGGGGCTGCAGGGGAAGAAAATATTGCAAGTTGCGTACGTCGACAACATGTGCACCTGCGTGCCCGACTGCCAGTTCTTTGCTAGTGAA CTAACATTGGGGCCTTCaggaatagaaaaaaatttagGAATACCAGAGTTGACCAAATTCGAGAACTGTCTACTGTGTAACTGCTTGCCGTATGTGCGGAATGAGATTGCCCGTGCTATTTGCTTG GTGTACGCGATGTGCACGTCATGCTGCTGCAGCAACTGCTACATACACCCGTGCACGTGCTTCAGCCCGCCGTGCGTGCCGTGCGTGCCGCCCGTCAACTGGACCTGCGGCTGTCCGGACGCTTGTCGCGACGAGTACCTCGCCTCG ATCTGCCGTGAAATGACCTGCAAGTGCGGCAGCACTGAGCTTTGCTGGCGACCGCGTGACGTGGACTACGACGCGGCGCGCGCTGCCAACCTCACGCACCAGATGCCTCTGAAGAGCTGCGCCTGCCCCGCCTGCCGCGTGCCCAGGAGCGTCCAGATCGAACAGAAAATACGAGAGAAGGCCATGGACCCTtgtaaattctaa
- the LOC128674792 gene encoding putative gustatory receptor 28b, with the protein MFSCVKQRFLKNNTNHNLKSIFISVYILMTLIGIFPYSLKFNSKSCKVIRRSIYLNAMCAVTVNIALLGFLFFHVQHVVLYTRSSSFTETITTQINYILELVNLNLATFVAYIWAYKNRYNYIKILNCLSSSWTELPTYENRVLDKLYIQVQTCAAMVAMIFVIMVCVNFSRDDSLWKILLVSFSFNLPMIIQIIMIAFYSSLILMAVASLAIINENCLNLIKDKKYPMGYFIKVENRSATVTLRHLELVYVKVIETKREINAAFEASILVTLLQCFHCMVSESYIIYHGIAVKKNFSFHETFNCTLWLGYQVLKIFALAYTGDKLKCEVSKIGQNIHNIPVEKIDQRMLLEIQHFSSLVLHQSGDLTVYGFFAIDATLLFHILASAAMYLVILLQFDN; encoded by the exons ATGTTCTCGTGTGTGAAACAgaggtttttaaaaaataatactaatcaTAATTTGAAATCCATCTTTATATCAGTCTACATACTTATGACGCTTATTGGTATATTCCCTTATAGTCTGAAATTTAATTCGAAAAGCTGCAAAGTTATCAGGCGATCAATATATCTTAATGCAATGTGTGCAGTCACTGTCAATATTGCATTGTTAGgatttcttttctttcatGTACAACATGTTGTCTTGTACACAAGATCCAGTAGTTTTACTGAAACTATCACAACGCAAATAAACTATATCTTGGAATTGGTAAATTTGAATCTTGCAACATTTGTGGCTTACATTTGGGcctataaaaatagatacaattatatcaaaatattaaactgcCTTTCATCTTCTTGGACGGAACTTCCGACTTATGAAAATCGTGTATTGGACAAGTTGTATATTCAAGTTCAAACTTGTGCTGCAATGGTTGCAATGATATTCGTAATTATGGTGTGTGTGAACTTTTCTAGGGATGACTCTTTGTGGAAGATACTTCTAGTTTCGTTTTCTTTCAACTTGCCTatgataatacaaataataatgatagcCTTCTACAGCAGCCTCATTCTAATGGCTGTAGCGTCTTTAgctattataaatgagaattgtttaaatttgataaaagaTAAGAAATATCCAAtgggatattttattaaagtggAAAATCGTTCAGCTACTGTTACTCTGAGGCACCTGGAATTAGTTTACGTAAAAGTCATAGAAACGAAACGGGAGATAAATGCAGCATTCGAAGCATCGATCCTGGTGACTTTACTCCAATGCTTCCACTGCATGGTGAGCGAGTCGTACATCATCTACCACGGGATCGCTGTCAAGAAAAACTTTTCATTTCATGAGACTTTCAATTGTACATTGTGGTTAGGATATCaagttctaaaaatatttgcattggCATACACTGGTGATAAGCTCAAATGTGAG GTCTCAAAGATAGGGCAAAATATCCACAATATTCCTGTAGAAAAAATTGACCAAAGGATGTTGCTGGAG ATACAACACTTTTCTTCGCTCGTCTTGCATCAAAGTGGCGATTTAACTGTTTATGGCTTCTTCGCTATCGATGctactttattatttcat ATACTGGCGTCAGCAGCAATGTATTTAGTAATTCTTTTGCAgtttgataattaa
- the LOC128674909 gene encoding malate dehydrogenase, mitochondrial-like isoform X1 produces MQIFRCLLRTCGSRGRHLLGLASNLTPRWTESWKKYSTCPEGMKVTICGAAGATGQPLALLLKQCPLLDEIALYDICATCGYGMELSHVDTKCKVSSFSGRHMLCDALKGSSIVVIVARNCCDTFENNAPVVTEITLQICNMCPTAFIIVATEPVESMVPLVGEIMRLRGAFNPRYLLGCVELNCVRANTVLSDFLRVPPESVRVPVIGGATPQTMVPVLSAAVHPCIMTQEQIECVTSCIMSGNEAVCAAKGCCTETACLAGAYAVARTTINVVKGLQGKKILQVAYVDNMCTCVPDCQFFASELTLGPSGIEKNLGIPELTKFENCLLCNCLPYVRNEIARAICLVYAMCTSCCCSNCYIHPCTCFSPPCVPCVPPVNWTCGCPDACRDEYLASICREMTCKCGSTELCWRPRDVDYDAARAANLTHQMPLKSCACPACRVPRSVQIEQKIREKAMDPCKF; encoded by the exons atGCAAATTTTTCGTTGTCTTTTAAGAACCTGTGGATCTCGAGGGCGACACTTGCTTGGACTTGCATCAAACTTGACACCGAGGTGGACTGAGTCATGGAAGAAATACAGCACTTGTCCAGAGGGCATGAAGGTCACGATATGCGGCGCGGCTGGAGCTACAG GTCAGCCATTAGCGCTGCTCTTAAAACAGTGTCCACTTTTGGACGAAATAGCGTTATATGACATATGTGCCACATGCGGGTACGGCATGGAGCTGAGCCACGTGGACACCAAGTGCAAAGTGTCATCATTCTCAGGGCGACACATGCTGTGCGACGCTCTCAAG GGGTCCAGTATTGTGGTGATTGTAGCGCGAAATTGTTGCGACACATTTGAAAACAACGCCCCCGTTGTTACTGAGATCACATTGCAGATCTGTAACATGTGCCCGACC GCATTCATCATAGTAGCAACGGAGCCGGTAGAAAGCATGGTGCCCCTCGTGGGGGAGATTATGAGGTTACGTGGAGCGTTCAATCCGCGGTATCTCCTGGGCTGCGTCGAGCTAAACTGCGTGCGCGCCAACACGGTGCTGTCGGACTTCCTGCGCGTGCCGCCCGAGTCCGTGCGCGTGCCCGTCATCGGCGGCGCGACCCCGCAGACCATGGTGCCCGTGCTCTCTGCGGCCGTGCATCCGTGCATCATGACGCAGGAACAG ATCGAGTGCGTGACGTCATGTATAATGAGCGGGAACGAGGCGGTGTGCGCGGCCAAGGGCTGCTGTACCGAGACCGCGTGCCTCGCCGGTGCGTACGCAGTGGCCCGGACCACCATCAATGTAGTCAAGGGGCTGCAGGGGAAGAAAATATTGCAAGTTGCGTACGTCGACAACATGTGCACCTGCGTGCCCGACTGCCAGTTCTTTGCTAGTGAA CTAACATTGGGGCCTTCaggaatagaaaaaaatttagGAATACCAGAGTTGACCAAATTCGAGAACTGTCTACTGTGTAACTGCTTGCCGTATGTGCGGAATGAGATTGCCCGTGCTATTTGCTTG GTGTACGCGATGTGCACGTCATGCTGCTGCAGCAACTGCTACATACACCCGTGCACGTGCTTCAGCCCGCCGTGCGTGCCGTGCGTGCCGCCCGTCAACTGGACCTGCGGCTGTCCGGACGCTTGTCGCGACGAGTACCTCGCCTCG ATCTGCCGTGAAATGACCTGCAAGTGCGGCAGCACTGAGCTTTGCTGGCGACCGCGTGACGTGGACTACGACGCGGCGCGCGCTGCCAACCTCACGCACCAGATGCCTCTGAAGAGCTGCGCCTGCCCCGCCTGCCGCGTGCCCAGGAGCGTCCAGATCGAACAGAAAATACGAGAGAAGGCCATGGACCCTtgtaaattctaa
- the LOC128674603 gene encoding interferon-inducible double-stranded RNA-dependent protein kinase activator A homolog isoform X1, which yields MFMDGGVVHPHTGQVLGGVPGVVHGMPVHGAGPDGEHPPHGPRRRYQNRPKPPNNLERLPLDEAAKREMESLPMKTPVSVLQELLARRGTVPKYELVQIEGMIHEPTFRYRVTVADLVAMGTGRSKKEAKHSAAKALLDKLTGAAPADQSSNGNVPETGTVVSSFEDKLMGNPVGWLQELCMSRFWPPPSYHAENDDNVNRRLPHERQFTIICTLLKRREVGTGKSKKLAKRQAAYKMWQALQDNPPDVFQPEEEGGVASRYADLKDSKISTLTTTHSHKVSQFHKHLKQCVGPNLAKLQVTPLNNKDFNFVQFLQEIASEQAFEVTYVDIDEKSMSGRSQCLVQLSTLPVAVCYGSGLTSKDAQASAAQNALEYLKIMTKK from the exons ATGTTT aTGGACGGTGGTGTTGTTCACCCACACACCGGGCAAGTGCTTGGTGGGGTCCCTGGAGTAGTGCACGGAATGCCAGTGCATGGCGCTGGTCCAGATGGGGAACACCCCCCACATGGTCCTCGTAGGCGTTACCAGAACCGGCCCAAGCCTCCTAACAACTTGGAACGTCTGCCCCTAGATGAAGCTGCTAAAAgg GAAATGGAATCTCTTCCTATGAAGACACCGGTTTCGGTTCTGCAGGAGCTTTTGGCTCGTCGTGGCACAGTGCCTAAATATGAACTAGTGCAAATTGAGGGCATGATCCATGAGCCCACATTCCGTTATAGGGTTACTGTAGCAGACTTAGTAG CCATGGGAACGGGCCGCTCAAAGAAGGAAGCCAAGCACTCTGCAGCAAAGGCCTTGCTAGACAAGCTTACTGGGGCTGCTCCAGCCGACCAGTCCTCCAATGGCAATGTGCCTGAAAC TGGTACGGTAGTGTCGTCGTTCGAGGACAAGCTGATGGGCAACCCGGTGGGTTGGCTGCAGGAGCTCTGCATGTCACGTTTCTGGCCGCCGCCCTCCTACCATGCTGAGAACGATGACAATGTTAACAGGC GTCTGCCTCATGAACGTCAATTTACTATCATCTGTACTCTGCTGAAGCGTCGCGAAGTCGGGACTGGCAAGTCCAAGAAGCTGGCCAAGCGTCAAGCTGCCTATAAGATGTGGCAAGCCCTCCAGGACAATCCTCCTGATGTTTTCCAGCCAGAGGAAGAG GGCGGAGTCGCGTCCCGCTATGCCGACCTGAAAGATAGTAAAATCTCCACTCTGACTACCACTCACAGCCACAAAGTGTCGCAGTTTCACAAACACCTCAAACAATGTGTTGGGCCCAACCTGGCCAAGTTGCAG GTGACGCCATTGAACAACAAAGACTTCAACTTCGTGCAGTTTCTGCAAGAGATCGCATCTGAGCAGGCGTTCGAGGTGACGTACGTGGACATCGACGAGAAGTCGATGTCGGGGCGCAGCCAGTGCCTGGTGCAGCTGTCCACGCTGCCCGTGGCCGTGTGCTACGGCTCCGGCCTCACCTCCAAGGACGCGCAGGCCTCCGCAGCGCAGAATGCCCTCGAGTACCTCAAGATCATGACCAAGAAGTGA
- the LOC128674602 gene encoding dynein regulatory complex subunit 2-like, translating into MALTKEEKKAKKEQKRLEKLKAEEELRKKLKREALEREIAAQALKRDEVDKTWREMMLKIKEPVFKQDIEVMWHTFERAYDKQDHLINYTIKLMNIADDQFQRTVASFCDTIDTMINKFLADLEALSKDNDIRTAALLKMGEDDFTQIMTDHNTAETHLQLLIFHGHSTADTLAWTTRGENLVKEDEERTKYLDERENLRSFLEDNYNAMWDEYKAVLKAYVLDTADNQKQVRKLRRKENLMADIIASQGKKIANSDGLLKRLRTELAAYESGTKQAVFRDRRNRHRAACFRLKQALINGVTTDVNQLAVLVKESDTAVEWLEQAAKKGEKILRMGALCRKFETLREKVLPYGSHRPHSPTSEKDDIRRQISLARLGEDSLVTNAIATTSGLSRMWQRVANAELGKRALFREKMLLEHENAMIMRKLREMKDSSITPDPGLQCICSKAPTNKTINRPNAVDGPLSLLKYKKR; encoded by the coding sequence ATGGCTTTAACAAAGGAAGAGAAAAAGGCAAAGAAAGAACAGAAACGGCTAGAAAAACTAAAAGCCGAGGAAGAACTTCGCAAAAAGTTGAAACGAGAAGCTCTAGAACGAGAAATAGCTGCACAAGCACTAAAGCGAGATGAAGTCGACAAAACTTGGCGTGAGATGATGCTAAAGATTAAAGAACCAGTCTTCAAACAGGATATAGAGGTTATGTGGCATACGTTTGAAAGAGCTTATGATAAACAAGACCATTTAATAAACTACACTATCAAGCTCATGAACATAGCAGATGATCAGTTTCAACGCACTGTTGCTAGTTTTTGCGATACAATTGATACCATGATCAACAAATTTTTAGCAGATTTGGAAGCATTGTCTAAAGACAATGATATCAGGACTGCTGCATTGTTAAAGATGGGGGAAGAcgattttacacaaataatgACTGATCACAATACTGCAGAAACTCATTTACAATTACTTATATTTCATGGACATTCAACAGCTGATACTTTAGCCTGGACAACTCGGGGTGAAAATTTAGTAAAAGAAGATGAAGAGCGTACCAAATATTTAGATGAAAGGGAAAATTTGCGTTCATTTTTAGAAGATAATTACAATGCAATGTGGGATGAATATAAGGCTGTGCTCAAAGCATACGTTCTTGATACTGCCGACAACCAAAAACAGGTGCGTAAATTACGTcgcaaagaaaatttaatggcAGACATTATCGCTTCACAAGGCAAGAAAATAGCAAATAGCGATGGGTTACTTAAACGCCTACGAACCGAACTGGCTGCTTACGAGTCTGGTACAAAACAAGCTGTATTCAGAGACAGACGCAACAGGCATCGAGCAGCCTGCTTCCGGTTGAAACAAGCCTTGATCAACGGAGTTACGACTGATGTCAATCAATTAGCAGTGTTGGTAAAAGAATCTGACACTGCCGTTGAATGGTTAGAACAAGCTGCCAAAAAGGGTGAGAAAATCTTACGCATGGGAGCCCTTTGTCGAAAATTTGAAACTTTACGCGAAAAGGTCTTACCATATGGCTCTCACAGGCCACATTCCCCAACTAGTGAAAAAGATGATATTCGCAGGCAAATATCGCTCGCCAGATTAGGCGAAGATTCTTTGGTCACGAATGCTATCGCCACCACAAGCGGCTTATCACGTATGTGGCAACGTGTAGCTAATGCGGAGCTGGGTAAAAGAGCGTTATTTAGAGAAAAAATGCTTTTGGAACACGAAAACGCCATGATAATGCGCAAGCTTCGCGAGATGAAAGATAGTTCGATTACTCCAGACCCTGGATTACAGTGCATTTGTAGCAAAGCTCCTACGAATAAAACGATTAACCGTCCTAATGCCGTAGACGGTCCTTTGTCATtgttaaagtataaaaaacgTTGA
- the LOC128674603 gene encoding interferon-inducible double-stranded RNA-dependent protein kinase activator A homolog isoform X4 gives MMDGGVVHPHTGQVLGGVPGVVHGMPVHGAGPDGEHPPHGPRRRYQNRPKPPNNLERLPLDEAAKREMESLPMKTPVSVLQELLARRGTVPKYELVQIEGMIHEPTFRYRVTVADLVAMGTGRSKKEAKHSAAKALLDKLTGAAPADQSSNGNVPETGTVVSSFEDKLMGNPVGWLQELCMSRFWPPPSYHAENDDNVNRRLPHERQFTIICTLLKRREVGTGKSKKLAKRQAAYKMWQALQDNPPDVFQPEEEVTPLNNKDFNFVQFLQEIASEQAFEVTYVDIDEKSMSGRSQCLVQLSTLPVAVCYGSGLTSKDAQASAAQNALEYLKIMTKK, from the exons atg aTGGACGGTGGTGTTGTTCACCCACACACCGGGCAAGTGCTTGGTGGGGTCCCTGGAGTAGTGCACGGAATGCCAGTGCATGGCGCTGGTCCAGATGGGGAACACCCCCCACATGGTCCTCGTAGGCGTTACCAGAACCGGCCCAAGCCTCCTAACAACTTGGAACGTCTGCCCCTAGATGAAGCTGCTAAAAgg GAAATGGAATCTCTTCCTATGAAGACACCGGTTTCGGTTCTGCAGGAGCTTTTGGCTCGTCGTGGCACAGTGCCTAAATATGAACTAGTGCAAATTGAGGGCATGATCCATGAGCCCACATTCCGTTATAGGGTTACTGTAGCAGACTTAGTAG CCATGGGAACGGGCCGCTCAAAGAAGGAAGCCAAGCACTCTGCAGCAAAGGCCTTGCTAGACAAGCTTACTGGGGCTGCTCCAGCCGACCAGTCCTCCAATGGCAATGTGCCTGAAAC TGGTACGGTAGTGTCGTCGTTCGAGGACAAGCTGATGGGCAACCCGGTGGGTTGGCTGCAGGAGCTCTGCATGTCACGTTTCTGGCCGCCGCCCTCCTACCATGCTGAGAACGATGACAATGTTAACAGGC GTCTGCCTCATGAACGTCAATTTACTATCATCTGTACTCTGCTGAAGCGTCGCGAAGTCGGGACTGGCAAGTCCAAGAAGCTGGCCAAGCGTCAAGCTGCCTATAAGATGTGGCAAGCCCTCCAGGACAATCCTCCTGATGTTTTCCAGCCAGAGGAAGAG GTGACGCCATTGAACAACAAAGACTTCAACTTCGTGCAGTTTCTGCAAGAGATCGCATCTGAGCAGGCGTTCGAGGTGACGTACGTGGACATCGACGAGAAGTCGATGTCGGGGCGCAGCCAGTGCCTGGTGCAGCTGTCCACGCTGCCCGTGGCCGTGTGCTACGGCTCCGGCCTCACCTCCAAGGACGCGCAGGCCTCCGCAGCGCAGAATGCCCTCGAGTACCTCAAGATCATGACCAAGAAGTGA